A section of the Streptomyces sp. CG1 genome encodes:
- a CDS encoding HAMP domain-containing protein, with the protein MRPPIASLVVLLLVVAALTMIGLDGIQADRIPQAVLNGEQQIAADTALSVRTTIDVEASTVRRTAGAYPATGTSTPATALKALTSARKAVLGSALLDSHTGRLLAAGGKPVPLAGVDTAKTASGHGAIPPRLVTSGGTRQLLYFARVTLPAQQEDANQDQNQVPNRTERQWLLVVSEALPTLTTFGDGRTAEVLDASGTALATTVHGMASPAAADSGLPAAAARAATGSGRDTDASGSLLGAATGSRRTVAGWSQVASATGPGDTNGLGLVVLTSRAVPATTAAADYSRFALEAAGALAALALLLGLALHFFVQRPLLRLYLSAGRLARGATEDEPAALEELYRPVPVHGFGELARIGRALESLRRQLLGESGPEEFPARRGPGYRALAVAGVVVVACWAMPMIFLLNRADTATAVPAPVLADQQARTEIATTRIRQSLDQSYTDLSDAAARLPGTSRAAQTDVLRRTLADHKHYRSLYLLDRSGAIALRVGDTPLRTLVHVPGGGGITAVNTSGRIPAIAAYSQVRAVKGKAPAAGVVLFGEIDVKALNSLLPRPKLGSVWVTDDNDKVLAASVGYRAFQSLPNPGLTRLAHATQGAPGTAGTATSAVLRTSSGPSVDAAAPLAQSGPTARLGWHVVTTEPAAALQVPAVQAEQRTMLAGILGLTLGAACLGWLHVVVIRPLRAVAVLVERLAGGDRRTVLHPVNHDEVGSVTRGLELMRQALAERDRAARSGPAAAHSRSLRETTLQR; encoded by the coding sequence GTGCGCCCGCCGATCGCCTCGCTCGTCGTACTCCTGCTGGTCGTTGCCGCCCTGACCATGATCGGCCTCGACGGCATCCAGGCCGACCGAATACCGCAGGCCGTACTGAACGGCGAGCAGCAGATCGCCGCGGACACCGCGCTGTCGGTGCGCACCACGATCGACGTCGAGGCGAGCACGGTACGCCGTACGGCGGGCGCGTACCCGGCGACGGGCACCTCGACCCCCGCGACCGCGCTCAAGGCGCTGACCTCTGCCAGGAAGGCGGTCCTCGGCAGTGCGCTGCTCGACTCGCACACCGGCAGACTGCTGGCGGCCGGCGGCAAGCCGGTCCCACTGGCCGGGGTGGACACCGCCAAGACGGCGTCGGGGCACGGGGCGATCCCGCCCCGGCTGGTGACGTCGGGCGGCACGCGGCAGCTGCTGTACTTCGCCAGGGTCACACTGCCCGCGCAGCAGGAGGACGCCAACCAGGACCAGAACCAGGTCCCGAACCGGACCGAGCGGCAGTGGCTGCTGGTGGTCTCCGAAGCGCTCCCCACCCTCACCACGTTCGGCGACGGACGCACCGCCGAAGTGCTGGACGCGAGCGGCACGGCGCTCGCCACCACAGTCCACGGCATGGCGTCACCGGCCGCCGCCGACAGCGGTCTGCCCGCGGCGGCGGCCCGCGCGGCGACGGGGTCGGGGCGGGACACCGACGCCTCGGGAAGCCTGCTGGGCGCCGCCACGGGCAGCCGGCGCACGGTGGCCGGCTGGTCCCAGGTCGCCTCGGCGACCGGTCCGGGCGACACCAACGGCCTCGGTCTGGTGGTGCTCACCTCCCGCGCGGTGCCCGCCACGACCGCCGCCGCCGACTACTCGCGCTTCGCGCTCGAGGCCGCAGGGGCGCTGGCCGCACTCGCGCTGCTGCTCGGGCTGGCGTTGCACTTCTTCGTGCAGCGGCCGCTGCTGCGGCTGTACCTGTCCGCCGGCCGCCTGGCCCGGGGCGCGACCGAGGACGAGCCGGCCGCGCTGGAGGAGCTGTACCGGCCGGTTCCGGTGCATGGCTTCGGGGAACTGGCCCGGATCGGGCGGGCGCTGGAGTCACTGCGCCGGCAACTGCTCGGCGAGAGCGGCCCCGAGGAGTTCCCGGCCCGGCGCGGACCGGGCTACCGGGCGCTGGCCGTGGCCGGAGTCGTGGTGGTGGCCTGCTGGGCGATGCCGATGATCTTCCTGCTGAACCGGGCGGACACCGCGACCGCGGTTCCGGCTCCGGTCCTCGCCGACCAGCAGGCGCGCACCGAGATCGCGACGACGCGGATCCGGCAGTCCCTCGACCAGTCGTACACCGACCTGAGCGACGCGGCCGCACGTCTGCCGGGCACGAGCCGGGCCGCCCAGACCGATGTTCTGCGGCGCACCCTCGCCGACCACAAGCACTACCGCTCGCTGTATCTCCTGGACCGCTCCGGCGCCATCGCGCTGAGGGTGGGCGACACACCGCTGCGCACCCTCGTCCACGTGCCCGGAGGCGGCGGGATCACCGCCGTCAACACCTCGGGCCGGATCCCGGCGATCGCCGCCTACTCCCAGGTCCGGGCCGTCAAGGGCAAGGCTCCGGCGGCCGGGGTGGTCCTGTTCGGCGAGATCGACGTGAAGGCGCTCAACTCCCTTCTGCCCAGGCCGAAACTGGGCAGCGTCTGGGTGACGGACGACAACGACAAGGTGCTGGCGGCGAGCGTGGGCTACCGCGCCTTCCAGTCACTGCCCAACCCTGGCCTGACCCGTCTCGCCCACGCCACCCAGGGCGCCCCGGGTACCGCGGGCACCGCGACCTCCGCGGTGCTCCGCACGTCCTCCGGCCCGTCGGTCGACGCCGCGGCGCCGCTGGCGCAGAGCGGCCCGACAGCCCGCCTCGGCTGGCACGTGGTGACCACGGAGCCCGCGGCAGCGCTCCAGGTCCCCGCGGTGCAGGCCGAGCAGCGCACCATGCTCGCCGGGATCCTGGGCCTCACCCTGGGCGCGGCCTGCCTGGGCTGGCTGCATGTGGTGGTGATCCGGCCGCTGCGCGCGGTCGCCGTGCTCGTCGAGCGGCTCGCCGGCGGGGACCGCCGCACCGTGCTGCACCCGGTCAACCACGACGAGGTCGGCTCGGTCACCCGCGGCCTGGAGCTGATGCGCCAGGCGCTGGCCGAACGCGACCGGGCGGCCAGATCCGGCCCCGCCGCCGCGCACTCCCGGTCCCTGCGTGAGACCACCCTCCAGCGGTAG
- a CDS encoding type 1 glutamine amidotransferase domain-containing protein produces the protein MSKILFVMTGADHWTLADGTKRPTGFWAEEAVAPYQAFTAAGHEIVVATPGGVVPPLDQGSLAPQFNGGEEGARKMADALASISEIRHPIRLEDVDLDDYAAVFYPGGHGPMEDLAVDATSGRLLIDALSSGKPLGVVCHAPAALLAATEADGSNAFAGYRLTGFSNAEETQNGLAAVAKWLLEDRLVEIGADYRAGEPWAPNVVVDRNLVTGQNPASAGPAAAEVLKKLT, from the coding sequence ATGTCGAAAATCCTTTTCGTGATGACCGGCGCCGACCACTGGACGCTGGCGGACGGCACCAAGCGCCCCACCGGCTTCTGGGCCGAGGAGGCCGTCGCCCCGTACCAGGCGTTCACGGCCGCGGGCCACGAGATCGTCGTCGCCACGCCGGGCGGCGTGGTACCGCCCCTGGACCAGGGAAGCCTGGCGCCGCAGTTCAACGGCGGCGAGGAGGGCGCCAGGAAGATGGCGGACGCCCTGGCCTCGATCAGCGAGATCCGGCACCCCATCAGGCTGGAGGATGTCGACCTCGACGACTATGCCGCCGTCTTCTACCCCGGTGGTCACGGCCCGATGGAGGACCTGGCCGTTGACGCCACCTCCGGCAGGCTGCTCATCGACGCCCTCTCCTCGGGCAAGCCGCTCGGCGTGGTCTGCCATGCCCCGGCCGCGCTGCTGGCCGCCACCGAGGCCGATGGCAGCAACGCCTTCGCCGGCTACCGGCTCACCGGCTTCAGCAACGCCGAGGAGACCCAGAACGGACTGGCGGCGGTCGCCAAGTGGCTGCTTGAGGACCGCCTGGTCGAGATCGGCGCGGACTACCGGGCGGGCGAGCCATGGGCCCCGAACGTGGTCGTGGACCGCAACCTGGTCACCGGTCAGAACCCCGCCTCGGCCGGACCGGCTGCGGCCGAAGTCCTCAAGAAGCTGACATGA
- a CDS encoding alpha/beta hydrolase family protein, translating into MKHRRPRHRRRAIARAVGTAGALAVALGAGMTPAMAAGKPSDKPVATGFSPDQPDQPDQNAPWAPENDEAPLHHKPVHRDALASGRADTSGLQLNMPAPTGPYSVGMVGLHLVDKSRTDPYIPGSSPRELMVSLWYPATATSGHYQAPWMPSISGDHFLASRGLSPQEVTLPRTAGHVLAPVNTKLGKLPVLLYSTGLHSDRAMGTALAQDLASRGYLVVTVDHTHDAGEVQFPGNRLEVNTMPPGAHSSDTLRVRAADIRFVINQLGTISKGGNPDAGQATLPSGLSKSVDMSRIGMFGWSLGGAAVDTAMQLDHRIAAGADLDGQFFGSAPNKDLDRPFMLFSSGTHNRNNDGSWRTLWSHLKGYRVDIKLHGAAHLSFSDNEWMVPQEAGLLGLSQDQLQQQFGTIDPDRAIAVQRAYLAAFFDQELRKQHSSLLDGPDKKYPEISFVR; encoded by the coding sequence ATGAAACACCGCCGCCCGCGCCACCGTCGCAGAGCGATCGCCAGAGCGGTCGGTACGGCTGGTGCGCTGGCCGTCGCTCTGGGTGCGGGGATGACGCCGGCGATGGCCGCCGGGAAGCCGTCCGACAAGCCTGTGGCCACCGGGTTCTCGCCCGACCAGCCCGATCAGCCCGACCAGAACGCGCCCTGGGCGCCGGAGAACGACGAGGCGCCGCTGCACCACAAGCCCGTACACCGCGATGCCCTCGCGTCGGGCCGCGCGGACACGTCCGGGCTTCAGCTCAACATGCCCGCGCCGACCGGGCCGTACAGCGTGGGCATGGTCGGCCTGCACCTCGTGGACAAGTCCCGTACGGATCCGTACATACCCGGCAGCAGCCCTCGCGAGCTGATGGTGTCGCTCTGGTATCCGGCCACCGCCACGTCCGGGCACTATCAGGCGCCGTGGATGCCGTCGATCTCCGGCGACCACTTCCTCGCCTCGCGCGGGCTGTCGCCGCAGGAGGTGACCCTGCCGAGGACCGCGGGCCATGTCCTCGCCCCGGTGAACACCAAGCTCGGCAAGCTGCCCGTCCTGCTGTACTCGACCGGGCTGCACTCCGACCGCGCGATGGGCACCGCGCTCGCCCAGGACCTCGCCAGCCGCGGCTACCTCGTCGTCACCGTCGACCACACCCACGACGCCGGCGAGGTGCAGTTCCCCGGCAACCGGCTCGAGGTCAACACGATGCCCCCGGGCGCCCATTCCTCCGACACGCTCAGGGTGCGCGCGGCGGACATCCGGTTCGTCATCAACCAGCTCGGCACGATCAGCAAGGGCGGCAACCCCGACGCAGGCCAGGCCACGCTCCCCTCCGGGCTGTCGAAGTCGGTGGACATGTCCCGCATCGGGATGTTCGGCTGGTCGCTGGGCGGCGCGGCGGTCGACACCGCCATGCAGCTCGACCACCGCATCGCCGCCGGCGCGGACCTGGACGGCCAGTTCTTCGGCTCGGCGCCGAACAAGGACCTGGACCGCCCCTTCATGCTCTTCAGCTCCGGCACCCACAACCGCAACAACGACGGTTCGTGGCGCACGCTGTGGTCGCATCTGAAGGGATACCGGGTCGACATCAAGCTCCACGGCGCGGCGCACCTGTCGTTCAGCGACAACGAGTGGATGGTGCCGCAGGAGGCGGGCCTGCTCGGGCTCTCCCAGGACCAGCTCCAGCAGCAGTTCGGCACGATCGACCCGGACCGCGCGATCGCGGTCCAGCGTGCCTACCTCGCGGCCTTCTTCGACCAGGAGCTGCGCAAGCAGCACAGCTCCCTGCTCGACGGGCCCGACAAGAAGTACCCGGAGATCTCCTTCGTCCGCTGA
- a CDS encoding LysR family transcriptional regulator, with translation MSDHDTHGSGPLDLNLLRTFLAVHRQGSFTAAARRLGLSQSTVTTQIRALENRLGRELFERRAQGVIPLPHADELAAQLSAPLDQLAVITGEEPNSTVAPVHLAGPAEFMSVAGLKVLAPLVAQGVRLRVAIGLTEPLLEELRAGRHDLVVATRRPRGRTLHAELLADEEFVLVAAPVWAERLKGQKLPAALESLPLIAYAEDLPIARRYWRHVFDRRLHTQAAITVPDLRGVLTAVTAGAGWSVLPSYLCRTEIASGTLRLLHQPEDPPINTAYLVQRPGSATNPHVTLVREHLLAAARAW, from the coding sequence GTGAGCGATCACGACACTCATGGGTCCGGTCCGCTGGACCTGAACCTGCTGCGCACCTTCCTCGCGGTGCACCGTCAGGGGTCCTTCACCGCCGCGGCGCGCCGGCTGGGCCTGTCGCAGTCCACCGTCACCACGCAGATCCGGGCACTGGAGAACCGCCTGGGCCGCGAGCTGTTCGAACGCCGGGCGCAAGGTGTGATCCCGCTGCCCCACGCGGACGAACTGGCCGCGCAGTTGTCGGCCCCGCTCGACCAGTTGGCCGTCATCACCGGCGAGGAGCCGAACAGCACCGTGGCACCGGTGCATCTGGCGGGGCCCGCGGAGTTCATGAGCGTGGCCGGCCTGAAGGTGCTGGCCCCGCTGGTCGCGCAGGGCGTCCGGCTGCGGGTGGCCATCGGACTGACCGAGCCGCTGCTCGAAGAACTGCGGGCCGGACGCCACGACCTCGTCGTCGCCACCCGTCGGCCACGTGGCCGGACCCTGCACGCCGAACTCCTCGCCGACGAGGAATTCGTCCTGGTCGCCGCCCCTGTGTGGGCCGAACGGCTCAAGGGGCAGAAACTGCCCGCCGCCCTGGAGAGCCTCCCCCTGATCGCCTACGCCGAGGACCTGCCCATCGCCCGCCGCTACTGGCGCCACGTCTTCGACCGCCGCCTGCACACCCAGGCCGCGATCACCGTCCCCGACCTGCGCGGCGTCCTCACCGCCGTCACCGCCGGCGCCGGCTGGAGCGTTCTGCCCAGCTACCTGTGCCGCACCGAGATCGCCTCCGGCACCCTCCGGCTACTGCACCAGCCGGAGGACCCGCCGATCAACACCGCCTACCTCGTCCAGCGCCCGGGCAGCGCCACCAACCCGCACGTGACGCTCGTCCGTGAGCACCTGCTGGCCGCCGCGAGGGCCTGGTGA
- a CDS encoding NlpC/P60 family protein: MHSEPVGRRSRPTRRAVLGTIAGVAAAGVAGGYAWDRLGHGDGGSDDRGGTAADGTGTGPSARPTGGHSFERLSAPDRTVVRAADGGTLATFTDGARTAVLTGPTRSFSEPRTTEATVTTDAWVRVLPHEWQRGMEKSAWFKGWFRKALADTSPDVFAVAFEYSSAGAPDKHNTTGVRYAGTAHFGPRNAKVNNPLDFAYHDEQSDFYDYLGIDWTFPDGTRVQPEQARYGDVDCSGFQRLLWGYRMGIPLHNTNTRGTGLPRRAFAIAAHGPGRLVIPDTGEQPTDLGALQPGDLVFFAIIKDRPNFIDHCGMYMGLDDQGRHRFYSSRSAANGPTLGDLSGRSLLDGTDFYARGFRAARRL; the protein is encoded by the coding sequence ATGCACTCCGAACCCGTCGGCAGACGCAGCCGCCCGACGCGCCGCGCCGTGCTCGGGACGATCGCGGGCGTGGCGGCCGCCGGAGTGGCGGGCGGGTACGCCTGGGACCGCCTCGGGCACGGCGACGGCGGCAGCGACGACCGCGGTGGTACGGCCGCCGACGGCACGGGCACCGGCCCGAGCGCCCGGCCCACCGGGGGCCACAGCTTCGAGCGGCTGTCCGCCCCCGACCGCACCGTGGTCCGTGCCGCCGACGGCGGCACGCTCGCCACCTTCACCGACGGCGCCCGTACGGCCGTACTCACCGGGCCCACCCGCAGCTTCAGCGAGCCGCGGACCACCGAGGCCACGGTGACCACGGACGCCTGGGTGCGGGTACTGCCGCACGAGTGGCAGCGGGGCATGGAGAAGTCCGCCTGGTTCAAGGGCTGGTTCCGCAAGGCGCTCGCCGACACCAGCCCGGACGTCTTCGCGGTGGCGTTCGAGTACAGCAGCGCCGGGGCGCCCGACAAGCACAACACCACCGGCGTGCGCTACGCGGGCACCGCGCACTTCGGCCCGCGCAACGCCAAGGTCAACAACCCGTTGGACTTCGCCTACCACGACGAACAGTCCGACTTCTACGACTATCTGGGCATTGACTGGACCTTCCCGGACGGCACGCGCGTGCAGCCGGAGCAGGCCCGCTACGGCGACGTCGACTGCTCCGGATTCCAGCGTCTGCTGTGGGGCTACCGCATGGGCATCCCCCTGCACAACACCAACACCCGGGGCACCGGCCTGCCGCGCCGCGCCTTCGCCATCGCCGCCCACGGTCCCGGTCGCCTGGTGATCCCCGACACCGGCGAGCAGCCCACCGATCTGGGCGCCCTGCAACCCGGCGATCTGGTCTTCTTCGCCATCATCAAGGACCGGCCGAACTTCATCGACCACTGCGGCATGTACATGGGCCTCGACGACCAGGGCCGGCACCGCTTCTACTCCAGCCGCTCCGCCGCCAACGGCCCCACCCTGGGCGACCTGTCCGGCCGCTCGCTGCTGGACGGCACCGACTTCTACGCCCGCGGCTTCCGGGCGGCCCGCCGCCTGTGA
- a CDS encoding poly-gamma-glutamate biosynthesis protein PgsC/CapC, producing MIPAHLTAQTAALGIALGLIFSLVCYLTTNLSPGGMITPGWIALTLITDVQMAALMVGVAALTYFATKLVQRTVILYGKRLFAAVVLCAVLMQTTVMLALSHEFPLLYTSQTLGFIVPGLVSYQMVRQPMAATLISTTAVTLATYVVLVSGLLIGVLPTG from the coding sequence GTGATCCCCGCCCACCTCACCGCACAGACCGCCGCACTCGGGATCGCCCTCGGGCTGATCTTCTCGCTCGTCTGCTATCTGACCACCAACCTCTCCCCCGGGGGGATGATCACCCCGGGCTGGATCGCCCTCACGCTCATCACCGACGTGCAGATGGCCGCCCTGATGGTCGGTGTGGCGGCGCTCACGTACTTCGCGACGAAGCTGGTGCAGCGCACGGTGATCCTCTACGGCAAACGGCTGTTCGCCGCCGTGGTGCTGTGCGCGGTGCTGATGCAGACCACCGTGATGCTCGCCCTCAGCCACGAGTTTCCGTTGCTGTACACATCACAGACCCTTGGCTTCATCGTCCCCGGCCTGGTCTCCTACCAGATGGTCCGCCAGCCGATGGCGGCCACGCTCATCTCGACCACGGCGGTGACGCTGGCCACGTACGTGGTGCTGGTCTCCGGTCTGCTGATCGGCGTCCTGCCCACCGGCTGA
- the pgsB gene encoding poly-gamma-glutamate synthase PgsB: MLFLYVIVLLCCAALWIAGFVEQQRHFASLEQIPTRVLVNGIRGKSSITRLCAGALRGGGLVTVAKTTGTAARFIHPDATEEPVYRKFGLSNIVEQIGIVRRAATYRPDALVIECMAVMPALQEINQEKLIRSTIGVLCNVREDHLEEMGPTLDDVARSLSRSMPVGGVCVTAEKDRFHILQEEADARNCKLVYADPETVTDEELRGFSWFTFKENVAIALTVAELLGVERRTAMQGMWDAPPDPGVLSVERYVTPEGKRLRFANVFAANDPESTLMNVKQLEDLGAIRRPLNVVINCRPDRVERNGQMGAIVPDLAAETVFLIGHPTKSARDAIPAGFTGRVVDLGGDRRDPAELTEAMLAELGPASSLVAIGNIHGQGELFLECLAELPLDESEDPLDAVPGGDGLDQETMQIAVPRPQIALARPPEPEPYSWVAPLETPAYGFHIPEQRELARRFAARQGRPDGERAADDRHHSYDPHQSTRNP, translated from the coding sequence GTGCTCTTCCTCTATGTCATCGTCCTCCTGTGCTGCGCCGCGTTGTGGATCGCCGGATTCGTGGAGCAGCAGCGGCACTTCGCCTCGCTGGAGCAGATACCGACGCGGGTGCTGGTCAACGGCATCCGCGGCAAGAGTTCGATCACCCGGCTGTGCGCGGGCGCGCTGCGCGGCGGCGGCCTCGTCACGGTGGCCAAGACCACCGGCACCGCGGCCCGGTTCATCCACCCGGATGCCACCGAGGAGCCGGTGTACCGCAAGTTCGGGCTGTCCAACATCGTCGAGCAGATCGGCATCGTGCGGCGGGCGGCGACCTACCGGCCGGACGCGCTGGTGATCGAGTGCATGGCGGTGATGCCCGCGCTGCAGGAGATCAACCAGGAGAAGCTGATCCGCTCCACGATCGGCGTGCTGTGCAATGTCCGCGAGGACCATCTGGAGGAGATGGGACCGACGCTGGACGACGTCGCCCGCTCGCTCTCCCGCTCGATGCCGGTGGGCGGGGTGTGCGTGACGGCGGAGAAGGACCGCTTCCACATCCTCCAGGAGGAGGCGGACGCCCGTAACTGCAAGCTGGTCTACGCCGATCCCGAGACGGTCACCGACGAGGAGCTGCGCGGCTTCAGCTGGTTCACCTTCAAGGAGAATGTGGCGATCGCGCTCACCGTCGCCGAACTGCTCGGCGTGGAGCGGCGGACCGCGATGCAGGGCATGTGGGACGCGCCGCCCGACCCGGGCGTGCTGTCGGTGGAGCGCTACGTCACCCCCGAGGGCAAGCGGCTGCGGTTCGCCAACGTCTTCGCGGCCAACGACCCCGAGTCGACGCTGATGAACGTCAAGCAGCTGGAGGACCTGGGCGCGATCAGACGGCCGCTCAACGTGGTCATCAACTGCCGCCCGGACCGGGTGGAACGCAACGGCCAGATGGGCGCGATCGTCCCCGACCTCGCCGCCGAGACGGTGTTCCTGATCGGCCACCCGACCAAGAGCGCCCGCGACGCGATCCCGGCCGGCTTCACCGGGCGGGTGGTGGACCTCGGCGGCGACCGCCGGGACCCCGCGGAGCTGACCGAGGCGATGCTCGCGGAACTCGGCCCGGCCTCCTCGCTGGTGGCGATCGGTAACATCCACGGCCAGGGCGAGCTGTTCCTGGAATGCCTCGCCGAGCTGCCGCTGGACGAATCCGAGGACCCGCTCGACGCCGTTCCCGGCGGCGACGGCCTGGACCAGGAGACCATGCAGATCGCGGTGCCCCGGCCGCAGATCGCGCTGGCCCGGCCGCCCGAGCCGGAGCCGTACAGCTGGGTGGCACCGCTGGAGACGCCGGCGTACGGCTTCCACATCCCGGAGCAGCGCGAACTCGCCCGCCGGTTCGCCGCCCGCCAGGGCCGGCCCGACGGCGAGCGCGCCGCAGACGACCGGCACCACTCCTACGACCCGCACCAGTCCACGAGGAACCCGTGA
- a CDS encoding ArnT family glycosyltransferase, with the protein MTAIPAVQPTGAHRGRRAASRRSGRPEDAPRWERPALATVLVVATLLYGWGIGHAAIHPFYGAAIRSMAGSWRAFFFGGLDAGGSITIDKLPGAFWPDAVSVWLFGPHTWAAALPQVVEGVLTVWLLHRIVRAWAGPFAALIAALTLTLTPVTVVLNRATIPDTALTLLLVAAAGALQKAVRTERLLPLITCGIWVGLAFQTKMLQAWLVLPVFGAVYQLAAPGTRLNRALRVLLAGAVALAVSCSWVLIAWVTPASSRPYLDGTSNNDPFALVFGYNGLSRFSSDATAFGAVAGTAASRTTGNTGWDMLINHTIGPQIAWFLPLATLAAVLGVVWRTGQPRTDPLRTGFLMWGGWLAMHTLVFSTSNGNHAYYTAVIAPALAALTGGGLALFRSEYDSAYDAEYGSGQKAEHEAGVRRHMALPAAIVLTVAWALVIDWPTRFVSWLLPVAVMLALCGVVGLWTRGPRTSPRMVHGALAAGIAATLVVPAGWAASSLNPLYAGPATSPVTGPVGTAYQGGAHPRHASRRTGLDEPSARDTALLDYLTTHRHGEKYLLATQAAYTAEPLLRAKSEPLLVMGGFTGNTPFPAAQQLGTLVTTHQLRYALLTTQRPTTPATTWVKSHCTRIRPTAYGRRTDGSFRLYDCNPQG; encoded by the coding sequence ATGACCGCCATCCCCGCCGTCCAGCCCACCGGCGCGCACCGAGGCCGCCGGGCGGCCAGCCGCCGCTCCGGCCGGCCGGAAGACGCCCCACGCTGGGAGCGCCCCGCGCTCGCCACGGTGCTGGTCGTCGCCACCTTGCTGTACGGCTGGGGCATCGGGCACGCCGCGATCCACCCCTTCTACGGTGCGGCGATACGGTCGATGGCCGGCAGCTGGCGTGCCTTCTTCTTCGGCGGGCTCGACGCCGGCGGTTCGATCACCATCGACAAGCTGCCCGGCGCCTTCTGGCCCGACGCCGTCTCCGTCTGGCTGTTCGGCCCGCACACCTGGGCGGCCGCGCTGCCGCAGGTCGTCGAAGGCGTGCTCACCGTATGGCTGTTGCACCGGATCGTACGGGCCTGGGCCGGGCCGTTCGCCGCGCTGATCGCCGCGCTGACGCTCACCCTCACCCCGGTCACCGTGGTCCTCAACCGGGCCACCATCCCGGACACCGCGCTCACCCTTCTCCTCGTGGCAGCCGCAGGAGCGCTGCAGAAGGCGGTGCGCACCGAGCGGCTGCTGCCGCTGATCACCTGCGGCATCTGGGTCGGGCTCGCCTTCCAGACGAAGATGCTGCAGGCGTGGCTGGTGCTGCCGGTCTTCGGCGCGGTCTACCAACTCGCCGCGCCCGGCACCCGGTTGAACCGGGCCCTGCGCGTCCTGCTGGCCGGTGCGGTCGCGCTGGCGGTCTCCTGCTCCTGGGTGCTGATCGCCTGGGTGACGCCGGCCTCGAGCCGCCCGTACCTCGACGGCACGTCCAACAACGATCCGTTCGCCCTGGTCTTCGGCTACAACGGCCTGAGCCGTTTCAGCAGCGATGCCACCGCGTTCGGCGCCGTCGCGGGCACCGCCGCCAGCCGCACCACCGGCAACACCGGCTGGGACATGCTGATCAACCACACGATCGGCCCGCAGATCGCCTGGTTCCTGCCGCTCGCCACGCTCGCCGCGGTCCTCGGCGTCGTCTGGCGCACCGGGCAGCCGCGAACCGACCCGCTGCGCACGGGATTTCTGATGTGGGGTGGCTGGCTGGCCATGCACACCCTGGTGTTCAGCACCTCCAACGGCAACCACGCCTACTACACGGCCGTCATCGCCCCGGCGCTCGCCGCGCTGACCGGCGGCGGGCTCGCGCTCTTCCGGTCGGAATACGACTCGGCGTACGACGCGGAGTACGGCTCGGGGCAGAAGGCGGAGCACGAGGCCGGCGTCCGGCGGCACATGGCACTGCCGGCGGCCATCGTGCTGACGGTGGCGTGGGCGCTGGTAATCGACTGGCCGACCCGATTCGTCTCCTGGCTGCTGCCGGTCGCCGTGATGCTCGCGCTGTGCGGCGTGGTGGGCCTGTGGACCCGCGGGCCGCGCACCTCCCCGCGGATGGTGCACGGCGCCCTCGCCGCCGGGATCGCGGCCACCCTGGTCGTACCGGCCGGCTGGGCCGCCTCCAGCCTCAACCCGCTCTACGCGGGCCCCGCCACCTCGCCGGTGACCGGTCCGGTCGGCACCGCGTACCAGGGCGGTGCCCATCCCCGCCACGCCTCGCGGAGGACAGGGCTCGACGAGCCCAGCGCCCGCGACACGGCCCTGCTCGACTACCTCACCACGCACCGCCATGGCGAGAAGTACCTGCTCGCCACCCAGGCCGCCTACACCGCCGAGCCCCTGCTGCGCGCGAAGTCCGAGCCCCTCCTCGTCATGGGCGGCTTCACCGGCAACACCCCCTTCCCCGCCGCCCAGCAGCTCGGCACCCTCGTCACCACGCACCAACTCCGCTACGCGCTGCTCACCACCCAGCGCCCCACCACTCCCGCCACCACATGGGTGAAGTCCCACTGCACCCGCATCCGGCCCACCGCCTACGGCCGCCGCACCGACGGCAGCTTCCGCCTCTACGACTGCAACCCCCAGGGGTGA